The following are encoded together in the Aerococcus mictus genome:
- a CDS encoding ABC transporter substrate-binding protein/permease, with amino-acid sequence MYQCKKMFSALCLFALTLLILLSPSSVYAEENEGKQVAQDDQLLQEIKDRGVLRFGTASGYAPFEFTVLENGQNRLVGTDVFLAQQIADDLGVKLEIVDMEFGSLIPAMETGSVDMIISGMSYTEERDKKVDFSDVYQSDQQYFVIRKQDQDKIKDVSYFDQGGKIGVSDNTLQDTLVTERVTSAEKVAMRKSADAVAALMANQVDAVLLDESVAKAFAAEHGELLAIPSGLDVSSDGKSVAIPNNQPTFLAEINKTVNACVESGQMDQWMEESYDLIRQSQKSNWLSYWPYFYDGIKVTLLISVVAILAGIILGLIIVLMRISNLPVLPQLASAYVEFVRGTPLMVQVLFVFLSIGALFSLSSLLSGIIAVSLNAAAYISEIFRGGILSVDRGQVEAARSLGLNYWTTMKKVIFPQSLRPVWPSLVNEAATLIKDSSIVSTIGVAELTFQTRAVTSLTYQGTIPLFISMCCYFVLTFVTSMALRLYENRMQAKV; translated from the coding sequence ATGTATCAATGCAAGAAAATGTTTAGTGCGCTGTGTTTGTTTGCTTTGACACTTTTAATCTTACTTAGTCCAAGCAGTGTTTACGCAGAGGAAAACGAGGGTAAGCAAGTTGCCCAAGACGATCAACTACTTCAGGAAATTAAGGACCGCGGCGTACTTCGCTTTGGTACAGCGAGTGGCTATGCTCCCTTTGAGTTTACTGTCTTAGAAAATGGCCAAAACCGCCTAGTAGGGACGGACGTTTTCCTCGCCCAACAAATCGCTGATGATTTAGGGGTGAAATTAGAAATTGTCGATATGGAATTTGGCTCTCTTATTCCAGCTATGGAAACCGGGTCTGTTGATATGATTATTTCCGGGATGTCCTATACCGAAGAGCGGGATAAAAAAGTCGATTTCTCTGATGTCTACCAGTCTGACCAGCAATATTTTGTGATTAGAAAGCAAGACCAAGATAAAATTAAAGATGTTTCTTACTTTGACCAAGGTGGCAAGATTGGGGTTTCCGATAACACCCTCCAAGATACCTTGGTGACCGAACGGGTTACCAGTGCTGAAAAGGTAGCCATGCGGAAGTCGGCTGATGCGGTCGCTGCCTTAATGGCTAACCAGGTGGATGCCGTGCTCTTGGATGAATCCGTGGCCAAAGCCTTTGCTGCTGAACATGGGGAACTTTTAGCTATTCCTTCTGGCTTAGATGTAAGCTCTGATGGTAAGTCGGTCGCTATCCCTAATAACCAACCCACCTTCTTAGCAGAAATTAATAAAACGGTAAACGCCTGTGTGGAATCGGGACAAATGGATCAATGGATGGAAGAATCCTATGACTTGATCCGGCAAAGTCAAAAGTCGAACTGGTTGAGCTACTGGCCTTACTTCTATGATGGGATCAAAGTCACCCTGTTGATTTCAGTAGTGGCCATTTTAGCTGGGATTATTTTGGGCTTGATCATCGTCTTGATGAGAATTTCAAACTTACCTGTCCTACCTCAATTGGCCAGCGCTTATGTTGAGTTTGTTCGGGGAACTCCTTTAATGGTTCAAGTTCTCTTCGTTTTCCTGAGTATCGGAGCCTTGTTCTCCTTATCTTCCCTGCTATCAGGGATTATCGCAGTTTCCCTAAACGCTGCGGCCTATATTTCAGAAATATTTAGGGGCGGGATTCTTTCCGTCGACCGGGGACAAGTAGAAGCTGCTCGTTCCTTGGGGCTCAATTACTGGACCACCATGAAGAAGGTCATCTTCCCGCAATCCTTACGTCCCGTTTGGCCCTCCTTAGTGAATGAAGCGGCCACCTTGATTAAGGATTCCTCCATTGTTTCCACGATTGGGGTAGCGGAATTAACCTTCCAAACCCGGGCGGTTACCAGCTTAACCTATCAGGGGACGATTCCTCTATTTATCTCGATGTGTTGTTACTTTGTCCTTACTTTTGTGACTTCGATGGCTTTACGTTTATATGAGAATAGGATGCAAGCGAAAGTATAA
- the argH gene encoding argininosuccinate lyase, whose product MALWSNTYHQAMAESAYQLNQSLAIDLRLLPADLEASQAHAKMLGQQGIIAKEEAEALVESLGDMQKEYAQGKLTIDPASEDIHSFIESELTKRLGDIGKKVHTGRSRNDQVATAMKIYARTAVDELLDQLDQVVEAFCQEAGQHLETIMPGYTHLQRAQAVTYGHYLMAYVEMFMRDYERLMDAQKRINHSMPLGAGALATTTFPLDRQLTTELLAFDAYAGNSIDAVSDRDYSIELLSALALISMHLSRYSEEMILWASQEFQLIVVDDRFSTGSSIMPQKKNLDIHELMRGKAGRVYGDLMAVLTIMKGIPLAYDKDLQEEKERLFDAIDTVQALLNLLPAILDATHPQVENMYQAAGKGYLNATDCADYLSAKGLPFRDAYRQVGDILKYCHETDKTLEELSLEEYQSFNDLFESDIYQAIDLKHGVYARQVAGGPAPDQVKEHIAQVKERLKNDQNKRKEGKNEKCH is encoded by the coding sequence ATGGCACTTTGGTCGAATACTTATCATCAAGCCATGGCTGAGTCAGCCTACCAGTTAAATCAATCCTTGGCTATTGACTTGCGGTTACTTCCTGCAGATCTTGAGGCTAGCCAAGCCCATGCTAAAATGTTAGGTCAGCAAGGGATTATTGCTAAAGAAGAAGCGGAAGCTTTAGTAGAAAGTCTAGGGGATATGCAAAAGGAATATGCCCAAGGTAAACTCACTATTGATCCCGCTTCAGAAGATATTCATAGTTTTATTGAAAGTGAACTCACCAAACGCTTAGGTGATATTGGTAAGAAAGTCCATACTGGACGGAGCCGTAATGACCAAGTCGCCACAGCCATGAAAATTTATGCGCGCACAGCGGTTGATGAATTATTAGATCAATTGGACCAAGTGGTAGAGGCCTTTTGCCAGGAAGCAGGCCAACACCTAGAAACTATCATGCCTGGCTACACCCACTTGCAAAGAGCCCAAGCGGTTACTTATGGTCATTACTTGATGGCCTATGTGGAAATGTTTATGCGTGACTACGAGCGTTTGATGGATGCTCAAAAACGGATTAATCATTCCATGCCTTTAGGGGCAGGCGCCTTAGCTACAACCACTTTTCCCTTGGACCGGCAATTAACCACTGAGTTATTAGCTTTTGATGCTTATGCCGGTAATAGTATCGATGCGGTTTCCGACCGGGACTATAGTATTGAATTACTGAGTGCCTTGGCCTTGATTAGTATGCACCTGAGCCGGTATAGTGAAGAAATGATCTTATGGGCTAGCCAAGAGTTCCAATTGATTGTAGTGGATGATCGCTTTTCGACGGGGTCTTCGATTATGCCTCAGAAGAAGAACTTGGACATCCATGAATTAATGCGGGGCAAGGCTGGCCGGGTCTATGGCGACTTGATGGCGGTCTTAACCATCATGAAGGGCATCCCGCTCGCCTATGATAAGGATTTACAAGAAGAAAAGGAAAGGCTCTTCGATGCCATTGATACAGTCCAAGCCTTACTTAACTTACTGCCAGCCATCTTGGATGCCACCCATCCTCAGGTGGAAAACATGTACCAAGCCGCGGGTAAGGGTTATTTAAACGCCACTGACTGTGCCGACTACCTGAGCGCTAAGGGCTTACCCTTCCGTGATGCTTATCGCCAAGTTGGGGATATTTTAAAGTATTGTCATGAAACGGATAAAACTTTAGAGGAACTCTCCTTAGAGGAATACCAATCCTTTAATGATTTATTTGAATCCGATATCTACCAGGCCATTGATTTGAAACATGGGGTCTATGCCCGTCAGGTGGCTGGTGGACCAGCTCCAGACCAGGTCAAAGAACATATTGCTCAAGTGAAAGAACGTCTGAAAAACGATCAAAATAAGAGAAAAGAAGGGAAGAATGAAAAATGTCATTGA
- a CDS encoding ABC transporter substrate-binding protein/permease gives MSLMKKLSHCFLAVLLMLTTLSGLLAPQVYGEEGQGQAPSENSLLQSIKDRGELRMGVSPDYPPFEFITMKDGQQTVAGADIELGQKIADDLGVKLNVVTMEFSSLLSSMEAGNIDIIISGMGYTEERAKSVDFSDGYQNDEQAIIIRKDDAEKIHDKDSFTPDMTVGYQQGSIQEGLANEQMAHVGKHAMQQLPDLISALLTGQIDGVIIDSGVGGAHVRAHEDALEMINGHFKLEDDNSKRVVMPKNQPDLQAAINQSVQEVKDQGLMDQWLDESYDLIISEGQEQAEQGVDWLSYWPYYWNGIKTTLLISAVSVVFGLTLGAILAVMRLTENKILSGIAMAYVEFIRGTPLMIQVLFMFLGIGGLFNVPALLSALIAVSLNSGAYISEIIRGGIQAVDKGQTEAARSLGLDRLTTLKKVIFPQSLRSIWPALGNEFVTLIKESSIVSTIGIAELTFQTRAVTSITYQGIIPLLISMVIYFILTFTLTKFLNRWEKQMNAKYA, from the coding sequence ATGTCATTGATGAAGAAATTGAGTCATTGCTTTTTAGCTGTTTTACTGATGCTAACGACCCTATCCGGTCTCTTAGCCCCACAAGTCTATGGTGAGGAAGGCCAAGGTCAGGCCCCTAGCGAAAATTCACTCCTCCAAAGCATAAAAGACCGTGGTGAACTTCGAATGGGGGTTAGCCCTGACTATCCACCTTTTGAATTTATTACCATGAAAGACGGCCAACAAACCGTGGCCGGAGCGGATATTGAATTAGGGCAAAAAATTGCCGATGATCTCGGGGTTAAATTAAATGTTGTGACTATGGAATTCTCTAGCCTCCTCTCTTCCATGGAAGCGGGGAATATCGATATTATCATTTCTGGGATGGGTTATACTGAAGAAAGAGCCAAGTCGGTTGACTTCTCTGATGGTTACCAAAATGATGAACAAGCCATTATTATCCGTAAAGACGATGCCGAAAAGATCCATGATAAAGATTCCTTCACCCCAGATATGACGGTAGGTTACCAACAAGGATCGATTCAAGAAGGGCTAGCCAATGAACAAATGGCTCATGTGGGTAAGCACGCTATGCAACAACTCCCTGATTTAATCTCTGCCTTACTGACCGGGCAGATTGATGGGGTTATTATCGACTCTGGTGTGGGTGGTGCCCACGTTCGTGCCCATGAAGATGCCTTAGAAATGATCAATGGCCACTTTAAATTAGAAGACGATAACTCTAAACGGGTAGTTATGCCCAAAAACCAACCCGACCTCCAAGCCGCTATCAACCAAAGTGTTCAAGAAGTCAAAGACCAAGGCTTGATGGACCAATGGCTAGATGAATCTTATGATTTGATTATTAGTGAAGGCCAAGAACAAGCTGAACAAGGGGTTGACTGGTTATCCTATTGGCCTTATTACTGGAACGGCATTAAAACGACCCTACTGATTTCAGCGGTCAGTGTGGTCTTTGGTTTAACCCTAGGGGCTATCTTAGCCGTTATGCGCCTGACTGAGAACAAAATTTTATCCGGTATTGCTATGGCCTATGTTGAATTCATTCGGGGGACACCTTTAATGATTCAAGTCCTCTTCATGTTCTTGGGAATTGGTGGATTATTTAATGTTCCTGCTCTACTTTCAGCTTTGATTGCGGTTTCCCTAAACTCGGGGGCTTATATTAGTGAGATTATCCGTGGGGGAATCCAAGCGGTTGATAAGGGGCAAACTGAAGCTGCACGTTCCCTTGGTTTAGACCGTTTGACTACCCTGAAGAAGGTTATCTTCCCGCAATCCTTACGGTCAATTTGGCCAGCCTTGGGGAATGAATTTGTGACCTTAATTAAAGAATCATCCATTGTATCGACTATCGGTATTGCTGAATTAACTTTCCAAACCCGGGCGGTTACCAGCATTACCTACCAAGGGATTATTCCATTGTTGATTTCCATGGTAATTTACTTTATCTTGACCTTTACCTTAACCAAGTTCTTGAACCGTTGGGAAAAACAAATGAATGCCAAATATGCTTAG
- a CDS encoding NAD(P)-dependent oxidoreductase, protein MPKPILYLGVQYKDQARGQLAELSDRYQIKDKNQLEASDYAQIEIFFGSDLDTLRAIYQGEDRRLAWLQLDTAGADYLPQEVMADPKVTVTTVSGIHAPSIAESIYGYLLGVFHQLFIYHDQQEESNWHRYEHVKNLAGKKALLYGTGHLASEIARIGQAFGLSCYGVNTSGRPVEYFQNTYTQTSVTEQLSEMDIIINTLPATAETENIFNQHFFKQMKTNSYFINVGRGNAVVEADLQAALEEEKIAGAYLDVFQEEPLVEDSPLWQTKNLFITPHSSGRVEHFRDDIFKIFYQNYQAYLSGNFPSINRLDKKKGY, encoded by the coding sequence ATGCCTAAACCCATCCTCTACCTAGGTGTCCAATATAAGGACCAAGCCCGGGGGCAACTAGCAGAGCTGAGTGACCGCTATCAAATTAAAGACAAAAACCAACTTGAAGCGAGTGACTACGCCCAAATCGAAATCTTTTTTGGTAGCGACTTAGATACCCTAAGGGCCATCTACCAAGGAGAAGACCGCCGTTTAGCCTGGCTTCAATTAGATACTGCTGGAGCTGACTACTTGCCCCAAGAAGTTATGGCTGATCCCAAAGTAACGGTGACGACCGTCTCAGGAATCCATGCCCCTTCCATTGCTGAGAGTATTTATGGTTATCTCTTAGGGGTTTTCCACCAACTCTTTATCTACCATGACCAGCAAGAAGAAAGCAACTGGCACCGCTATGAGCATGTGAAGAACCTGGCAGGTAAAAAGGCACTCCTTTACGGGACTGGCCATTTAGCCAGTGAAATTGCCCGAATTGGCCAAGCTTTTGGCTTAAGCTGCTACGGAGTCAATACCTCAGGGAGACCGGTAGAATATTTCCAAAATACCTACACCCAAACGAGTGTGACCGAACAGCTTAGCGAAATGGATATCATTATTAATACCCTTCCGGCAACAGCAGAGACTGAAAATATCTTTAACCAACACTTCTTTAAGCAGATGAAAACCAATAGCTATTTCATCAACGTGGGCCGTGGTAATGCTGTCGTAGAGGCTGACCTCCAAGCCGCCCTGGAAGAGGAAAAGATTGCCGGAGCCTATCTGGATGTCTTTCAAGAGGAACCCTTAGTTGAAGACAGCCCCCTATGGCAGACTAAAAACCTCTTTATCACACCCCATTCTTCTGGACGGGTAGAACACTTCCGTGATGATATTTTTAAGATCTTCTATCAAAATTACCAAGCTTACCTAAGCGGTAACTTTCCAAGTATTAACCGCCTAGATAAAAAGAAAGGCTACTAA
- the nagB gene encoding glucosamine-6-phosphate deaminase: MKVYIYDDIETASQAALNYYKEALADGPKVFGLATGSTPEKLYQEIVASDLDFTDSLSFNLDEYVGLEASHPQSYNYFMHKHLFNEKPFKHNYLLNGANPNEEEECSQFENLLQEHPIDLQLLGIGRNGHIGFNEPGSSFTSKTRKIELTESTIEANSRLFDSPSDVPTAAYSMGIGSILNSKNILLLAFGEEKAAAVKAMVEGPVTEEVPASALQKHPNVVVILDQAAASQLSGEADA, encoded by the coding sequence ATGAAAGTTTATATTTATGATGACATCGAAACAGCCAGCCAAGCCGCTTTAAATTACTACAAAGAAGCCTTAGCTGACGGGCCTAAAGTCTTTGGCTTAGCTACCGGTTCGACACCAGAAAAACTCTACCAAGAAATCGTTGCTTCTGACTTAGACTTTACCGACAGTCTTTCCTTTAACTTGGATGAATATGTTGGTTTGGAAGCCAGCCACCCACAAAGCTATAATTACTTTATGCACAAACATCTCTTCAATGAAAAGCCCTTCAAACATAACTATCTCTTAAATGGGGCCAATCCTAACGAAGAAGAGGAATGTTCACAATTTGAAAACTTGCTCCAAGAACATCCTATTGACCTACAATTACTCGGCATTGGCCGCAACGGGCATATTGGTTTTAACGAACCTGGTTCTTCCTTCACCAGTAAGACCCGTAAAATTGAACTAACGGAATCAACGATCGAGGCTAACAGCCGTCTCTTTGACTCCCCTAGCGATGTCCCAACCGCGGCTTATAGTATGGGGATCGGTTCCATTTTAAACAGCAAAAACATCCTGCTCTTAGCCTTTGGTGAAGAAAAAGCGGCCGCTGTGAAAGCCATGGTGGAAGGCCCAGTGACTGAAGAAGTTCCAGCCAGCGCCCTCCAAAAACACCCTAATGTCGTTGTCATTTTGGACCAAGCAGCCGCTAGCCAACTAAGCGGTGAGGCGGATGCCTAA
- a CDS encoding PTS mannitol transporter subunit IICBA, whose amino-acid sequence MEQSQAKSSGLKAGIQKLGRHLSSMVMPNIGAFIAWGIFAALFIPTGYLPNESLNAVGGAMQRYLLPLLIAYSGGALVYQQRGAVVATIATMGVIGGAPPETPMFIGAMAMGPFAGWVIKKFDQAFQEKIPSGFEMLVNNFSSGILGFFLALLGFFAVGPLVSWGTEWMEIGVNKIMELGFLPLANVLIEPAKILFLNNAINHGILTPLGSAQVAEVGKSVLYLLEANPGPGLGVLLAFAIFGKGSAKSSSWGAMIIHFLGGIHEIYFPYVMTKPLLILAVIAGGVTGTFVNVLLNVGLTGPASPGSIFAIFGVTARGDHLPMLLAVAAAAAVSFAVAALILKTDRSQEDNFAKQQAAVSQAKAESKGQSADVEATSDEVPDVNQIDRIIFACDAGMGSSAMGASLLRKKAKQLGLTQPVTNSAINNLSDDAKTLVITQQELTPQARKKAPSSTHISVNNFMDSDRYDEILADMLDEDVETVEAEVSDGSSESADKDASQAQASDYAGINKVVFAFQGPGVGGTTIAASIFRNLLVKKAPDKNIHASAQALDEINDQDNILVIVQSDDYQTAKDHFQKARVIHFDRLIDEGNYYSLIQSLGE is encoded by the coding sequence ATGGAACAGTCACAAGCCAAGTCTTCCGGCTTGAAGGCAGGTATCCAAAAATTGGGACGCCATCTCTCTAGCATGGTCATGCCTAATATCGGTGCCTTTATAGCCTGGGGGATTTTTGCTGCGCTCTTCATTCCAACGGGTTACCTACCTAATGAAAGCTTAAATGCTGTTGGTGGAGCCATGCAACGTTATCTCTTGCCATTATTAATTGCTTATTCTGGTGGTGCCCTGGTCTACCAACAACGGGGTGCTGTTGTTGCGACCATTGCTACCATGGGTGTTATCGGTGGTGCCCCACCCGAAACACCAATGTTTATTGGTGCCATGGCCATGGGGCCCTTTGCCGGTTGGGTCATTAAGAAATTTGACCAAGCCTTCCAAGAAAAAATCCCTTCTGGTTTTGAAATGTTAGTCAATAACTTTTCCAGCGGGATTCTGGGCTTCTTCTTAGCCTTACTTGGTTTCTTTGCAGTTGGTCCACTGGTGAGTTGGGGAACTGAATGGATGGAAATTGGGGTCAATAAGATCATGGAACTTGGTTTCTTACCATTGGCCAATGTCTTGATCGAGCCCGCTAAGATCCTATTCCTAAACAATGCTATCAACCACGGGATCTTAACACCACTAGGTTCAGCCCAAGTTGCTGAAGTGGGTAAATCGGTACTCTATCTCTTAGAAGCAAACCCTGGTCCTGGTCTGGGCGTTTTACTAGCCTTTGCTATTTTCGGTAAGGGTAGCGCCAAATCTTCCAGTTGGGGAGCTATGATCATCCACTTCCTTGGTGGGATTCATGAGATTTACTTCCCTTATGTGATGACCAAGCCCCTCTTAATCTTAGCGGTTATTGCTGGTGGGGTAACGGGGACCTTTGTTAACGTCCTCCTCAATGTTGGTTTAACTGGACCTGCTTCTCCAGGCTCCATTTTTGCTATTTTCGGGGTAACTGCTCGTGGCGACCATCTACCCATGCTCCTAGCTGTTGCTGCCGCTGCTGCGGTATCCTTTGCGGTTGCTGCTTTAATCCTAAAAACCGACCGTTCCCAAGAAGACAACTTTGCTAAGCAACAAGCAGCTGTTTCTCAAGCCAAGGCTGAATCGAAAGGTCAAAGTGCTGATGTTGAAGCGACTTCAGATGAAGTTCCAGACGTCAATCAAATCGACCGGATTATCTTTGCCTGTGATGCGGGGATGGGGTCAAGTGCCATGGGGGCTTCCCTATTAAGGAAGAAAGCCAAACAATTAGGCTTGACTCAACCCGTGACCAACTCAGCCATTAATAACCTGAGTGACGATGCGAAGACCTTAGTCATCACCCAACAAGAATTAACTCCTCAAGCCCGTAAGAAAGCGCCATCTTCCACCCATATTTCGGTGAATAACTTTATGGATTCTGACCGCTATGATGAAATTTTAGCGGATATGTTAGATGAAGATGTAGAAACGGTTGAAGCTGAAGTATCTGATGGCTCTAGTGAGTCCGCTGATAAAGACGCTAGTCAAGCGCAAGCATCTGATTATGCTGGCATTAACAAGGTTGTCTTTGCCTTCCAAGGACCTGGTGTTGGTGGCACGACGATTGCCGCTTCCATCTTTAGAAATCTACTCGTCAAAAAAGCCCCTGATAAAAATATCCATGCCTCTGCTCAAGCACTGGATGAGATTAATGACCAAGACAATATCTTGGTGATCGTACAGAGTGATGACTATCAAACAGCCAAGGATCATTTCCAAAAGGCTAGAGTCATTCATTTTGACCGTTTGATTGATGAAGGAAATTACTATTCATTGATTCAATCTTTAGGGGAATAA